One window from the genome of Megalobrama amblycephala isolate DHTTF-2021 linkage group LG4, ASM1881202v1, whole genome shotgun sequence encodes:
- the kank1b gene encoding KN motif and ankyrin repeat domain-containing protein 1b isoform X1, giving the protein MTQKTHFHLNQQDWSEITADTLQSSPFSIDTPYGYQLDLDFVKYVDDIERSDTIRRLHFNKRPGAASTASESQRIVNPTHWTSSESLSSVSSDEAKKTSPSSSSSSSSVNRRRPPLPHSKPKSSSPRPAVLQDLVTSQRYVDETPAPATQHPTLTKPNPLVDKTLIETCKRLEHEKGSSQQGPPEPQPRRRLASFGGLGSRGTLSPYTSWNALNQGAKMTVLDQPQQGSLLLGNTLKISPSSSGRASPVSGVSPLHLQMVRDQMAAALRRLKDLEEQVKAIPVLQVKISVLQEEKRQLTALVKRQDEDQKSGSSTDKDLQEFSSKPAMEVWEHSAISGLTEFQQLSVEMQLLEKKIQDARLESSALKMRDRKSVAVGDDRSINEVVDFHQHKLHFCKDVAVGAKPETQSVAISVTESMLGVVSNKEAETELQQQTIQHLSDQVQILEAELEEAMLKAEMGRLRSELREAEARNHADKSSSAQPRVICAATQTGSQTRTLGVGNHTNLVHSAVGGGLERISIPVGVSCKPEVRVVSSGPDTPMEEWEVRQRVELKDQCVGSKLAETRNQGVGTTICMCDAATITLETMENKKNISHQTVGCGDCTVDTDVGTVKSLISQGTVTDPVRSVDFGVMASPQTLSQRTSTAFCTVSRSTSTFQACISEASTNTKHTLTRERHTNTAHTITRSLAVGDGKVCDRKATVQMHSVGTTTCLARDTSTSAVPKLATRDVGIGMANINENILIGLHTRNIACGPSRLPDPVKTRSIGVEVGDGRIRDTEGQMFVQTEPGLDHYIDRMQKLLKEQQDLLTDSHPGSKHEVTLQSHSHLDEQVEVTAQSHSSNDTAMVKQKNQMELQMSAALHGSPSDDHCLRSIMKRKSTTDSMNPKTASLGTQRSIVDLLSEGGDSENEEKKKRGKREKEGCTKDKVKIPKRNERYTFSEKMLSACHTLEVHLNGSKVISNRELRSCLGTVQQEWFCLSSQKRACPQIVEDFLFACRHVSPDVLCYVANMADQNGNTALHYSVSHSNFSVVKILLAAGVCNIDYQNKAGYTPIMLASLAAVETKEDMMVVQELFSRGDVNAKASQAGQTALMLAVSHGRIDMVRALLAAGAEVNIQDDEGSSALMCAGEHGHADIVKLLLAQPGCDATLTDNDESTALSIALEAGHKDIAMLLYAHVNYSKGQPRQHNCFHAHPQGSPRSKTPPASRKSFSD; this is encoded by the exons ATGACTCAGAAAACACACTTCCACCTGAATCAACAAG ACTGGAGTGAAATCACTGCAGACACTCTTCAGAGTAGCCCATTCAGCATCGATACACCATATGGGTACCAGCTCGACTTAGATTTTGTTAAATACGTGGACGATATTGAGCGAAGTGACACCATTCGACGGCTGCATTTTAACAAGCGGCCCGGAGCCGCAAGCACTGCCTCCGAGTCGCAACGCATCGTAAACCCCACACACTGGACTTCTTCAGAGTCTTTGTCCTCAGTGAGCAGTGATGAAGCCAAGAAGACTTCTCCCTCttcatcctcttcctcttcttctgtcAACAGAAGAAGACCCCCACTTCCCCATTCCAAACCTAAATCCTCTAGTCCAAGACCTGCGGTCCTTCAAGACCTAGTCACCTCTCAGAGGTATGTAGATGAGACACCTGCTCCAGCCACACAACATCCTACCCTAACTAAACCAAATCCTCTAGTGGACAAAACTTTGATAGAAACATGCAAACGTTTGGAACATGAGAAAGGCTCATCGCAGCAAGGACCTCCAGAACCACAGCCGCGGCGCAGACTGGCCAGTTTTGGTGGTCTTGGATCTAGAGGTACCCTATCTCCGTATACGAGCTGGAATGCCCTAAATCAAGGTGCCAAGATGACAGTCCTAGACCAGCCCCAACAAGGTTCCTTGTTATTGGGGAACACCCTTAAAATCAGTCCCTCAAGCTCTGGCCGAGCATCTCCAGTGAGTGGTGTGAGCCCACTCCACCTGCAGATGGTCAGAGATCAGATGGCAGCTGCTTTACGAAGGTTAAAGGACCTGGAAGAGCAAGTGAAGGCCATTCCTGTCCTACAGGTGAAGATTTCTGTTTTGCAGGAAGAAAAGCGACAACTGACCGCCTTGGTCAAGAGGCAAGATGAAGATCAAAAATCAGGCTCTAGCACTGACAAAGATTTACAAGAATTTAGCAGCAAACCAGCGATGGAGGTTTGGGAGCACAGTGCCATCTCTGGTTTGACGGAATTCCAACAGCTCAGTGTTGAAATGCAACTACTTGAAAAGAAGATCCAAGATGCACGTCTTGAATCCTCTGCCCTCAAGATGAGGGATCGAAAGTCGGTTGCAGTTGGAGATGACAGGAGCATCAATGAAGTTGTTGACTTTCATCaacacaaattacatttttgtaagGATGTTGCTGTTGGTGCAAAACCTGAGACTCAGTCAGTGGCCATCAGTGTCACTGAGTCTATGCTCGGGGTTGTATCCAACAAGGAAGCAGAAACCGAGTTGCAACAGCAAACCATCCAACATTTAAGTGACCAGGTTCAGATACTGGAGGCCGAGCTTGAAGAAGCAATGCTTAAGGCAGAAATGGGCAGGCTGAGGAGTGAACTGCGGGAAGCAGAAGCAAGGAACCATGCTGACAAGAGTTCCTCCGCACAGCCACGGGTGATCTGCGCCGCAACCCAGACCGGGTCGCAAACTCGCACTCTTGGGGTTGGAAACCACACCAACCTTGTGCATTCTGCTGTTGGGGGAGGACTAGAGCGGATTTCCATTCCTGTTGGAGTCTCCTGCAAACCCGAGGTGAGGGTTGTTTCATCTGGCCCCGATACACCTATGGAAGAGTGGGAAGTGCGCCAAAGAGTAGAGCTAAAGGATCAGTGTGTTGGAAGCAAGCTTGCAGAAACAAGAAATCAAGGTGTTGGGACAACAATTTGCATGTGTGACGCTGCCACAATTACTTTGGAGACAATGGAGAACAAGAAAAACATTTCCCACCAAACGGTGGGCTGTGGTGACTGCACTGTCGACACGGATGTCGGAACTGTCAAATCGCTAATTTCCCAAGGAACTGTCACTGACCCAGTGCGAAGCGTTGACTTTGGTGTAATGGCAAGCCCACAGACTTTGTCGCAGCGTACCAGCACAGCCTTTTGCACCGTCTCGCGTAGCACCAGCACTTTTCAGGCCTGTATCTCTGAAGCCAGCACCAACACAAAGCACACGCTCACCAGGGAAAGACATACCAACACAGCACACACTATCACCCGATCTCTGGCAGTTGGGGATGGGAAGGTTTGCGACCGAAAGGCTACTGTTCAGATGCACTCTGTTGGAACCACTACATGCTTAGCTAGAGACACAAGCACCTCTGCTGTCCCTAAATTGGCGACACGAGATGTTGGCATCGGAATGGCAAATATCAATGAGAATATTCTCATCGGTCTCCATACACGAAACATTGCATGTGGTCCATCCCGTCTACCAGATCCGGTCAAGACACGTAGCATCGGCGTAGAAGTGGGAGATGGGAGGATACGTGACACGGAGGGCCAGATGTTTGTGCAGACTGAGCCTGGACTTGATCATTACATAGATCGCATGCAGAAATTACTTAAAGAACAACAGGACCTGTTAACCGACAGCCACCCTGGGTCAAAACATGAGGTCACTCTCCAATCCCACAGTCACTTAGATGAACAAGTTGAAG TCACTGCACAAAGCCATTCATCAAATGACACTGCAATGGTTAAACAGAAGAATCAAATGGAATTGCAGATGTCCGCTGCTCTTCATG GCTCACCCAGTGATGACCACTGTCTCAGGTCTATCATGAAAAGGAAAAGCACCACGGATAGTATGAACCCTAAGACTGCATCGCTTGg TACACAAAGAAGTATTGTGGACCTCTTGTCTGAGGGTGGTGATTCTGAGaatgaagagaagaaaaaaaggggaaagagagagaaagagggctGTACCAAAGATAAAGTGAAGATTCCTAAAAGAAACGAAAG GTATACATTTAGTGAGAAGATGCTTTCTGCCTGCCACACTCTGGAGGTTCACCTCAATGGCAGCAAGGTCATATCCAACAGAGAACTG CGCTCCTGTCTGGGCACAGTGCAGCAGGAGTGGTTCTGTTTGTCCAGTCAGAAGAGGGCATGTCCACAGATCGTGGAGGACTTCCTCTTCGCTTGCCGCCATGTCTCGCCAGACGTGCTGTGCTATGTGGCCAACATGGCTGACCAAAATGGCAACACAGCCCTTCACTACAGTGTGTCTCACTCTAATTTCAGCGTAGTAAAGATTCTACTTGCTGCAG GAGTGTGTAATATTGATTATCAGAATAAGGCTGGCTATACTCCCATAATGCTTGCCTCCCTGGCAGCTGTGGAAACAAAGGAAGACATGATGGTTGTGCAAGAACTCTTCAGCAGAGGCGATGTTAATGCCAAGGCCAGCCAG GCTGGTCAGACCGCTCTCATGCTAGCAGTCAGTCATGGGCGTATAGATATGGTCCGGGCTCTGTTGGCTGCGGGGGCAGAGGTCAACATCCAGGATGATGAGGGGTCATCCGCTCTGATGTGTGCTGGTGAACATGGCCATGCTGACATTGTCAAACTCTTACTGGCCCAGCCAGGCTGTGATGCCACACTGACTGACAAT GATGAGAGCACTGCTTTGTCTATAGCTCTGGAGGCCGGACACAAAGACATTGCTATGCTCCTCTATGCCCATGTCAACTACTCAAAGGGCCAACCTAGG cagcacaactgttttcatgcCCATCCACAGGGATCCCCTCGAAGCAAGACTCCACCTGCATCACGCAAAAGCTTTTCTGAttaa
- the kank1b gene encoding KN motif and ankyrin repeat domain-containing protein 1b isoform X2: MTQKTHFHLNQQDWSEITADTLQSSPFSIDTPYGYQLDLDFVKYVDDIERSDTIRRLHFNKRPGAASTASESQRIVNPTHWTSSESLSSVSSDEAKKTSPSSSSSSSSVNRRRPPLPHSKPKSSSPRPAVLQDLVTSQRYVDETPAPATQHPTLTKPNPLVDKTLIETCKRLEHEKGSSQQGPPEPQPRRRLASFGGLGSRGTLSPYTSWNALNQGAKMTVLDQPQQGSLLLGNTLKISPSSSGRASPVSGVSPLHLQMVRDQMAAALRRLKDLEEQVKAIPVLQVKISVLQEEKRQLTALVKRQDEDQKSGSSTDKDLQEFSSKPAMEVWEHSAISGLTEFQQLSVEMQLLEKKIQDARLESSALKMRDRKSVAVGDDRSINEVVDFHQHKLHFCKDVAVGAKPETQSVAISVTESMLGVVSNKEAETELQQQTIQHLSDQVQILEAELEEAMLKAEMGRLRSELREAEARNHADKSSSAQPRVICAATQTGSQTRTLGVGNHTNLVHSAVGGGLERISIPVGVSCKPEVRVVSSGPDTPMEEWEVRQRVELKDQCVGSKLAETRNQGVGTTICMCDAATITLETMENKKNISHQTVGCGDCTVDTDVGTVKSLISQGTVTDPVRSVDFGVMASPQTLSQRTSTAFCTVSRSTSTFQACISEASTNTKHTLTRERHTNTAHTITRSLAVGDGKVCDRKATVQMHSVGTTTCLARDTSTSAVPKLATRDVGIGMANINENILIGLHTRNIACGPSRLPDPVKTRSIGVEVGDGRIRDTEGQMFVQTEPGLDHYIDRMQKLLKEQQDLLTDSHPGSKHEVTLQSHSHLDEQVEVTAQSHSSNDTAMVKQKNQMELQMSAALHGSPSDDHCLRSIMKRKSTTDSMNPKTASLGTQRSIVDLLSEGGDSENEEKKKRGKREKEGCTKDKVKIPKRNERYTFSEKMLSACHTLEVHLNGSKVISNRELRSCLGTVQQEWFCLSSQKRACPQIVEDFLFACRHVSPDVLCYVANMADQNGNTALHYSVSHSNFSVVKILLAAGVCNIDYQNKAGYTPIMLASLAAVETKEDMMVVQELFSRGDVNAKASQAGQTALMLAVSHGRIDMVRALLAAGAEVNIQDDEGSSALMCAGEHGHADIVKLLLAQPGCDATLTDNDESTALSIALEAGHKDIAMLLYAHVNYSKGQPRHNCFHAHPQGSPRSKTPPASRKSFSD, translated from the exons ATGACTCAGAAAACACACTTCCACCTGAATCAACAAG ACTGGAGTGAAATCACTGCAGACACTCTTCAGAGTAGCCCATTCAGCATCGATACACCATATGGGTACCAGCTCGACTTAGATTTTGTTAAATACGTGGACGATATTGAGCGAAGTGACACCATTCGACGGCTGCATTTTAACAAGCGGCCCGGAGCCGCAAGCACTGCCTCCGAGTCGCAACGCATCGTAAACCCCACACACTGGACTTCTTCAGAGTCTTTGTCCTCAGTGAGCAGTGATGAAGCCAAGAAGACTTCTCCCTCttcatcctcttcctcttcttctgtcAACAGAAGAAGACCCCCACTTCCCCATTCCAAACCTAAATCCTCTAGTCCAAGACCTGCGGTCCTTCAAGACCTAGTCACCTCTCAGAGGTATGTAGATGAGACACCTGCTCCAGCCACACAACATCCTACCCTAACTAAACCAAATCCTCTAGTGGACAAAACTTTGATAGAAACATGCAAACGTTTGGAACATGAGAAAGGCTCATCGCAGCAAGGACCTCCAGAACCACAGCCGCGGCGCAGACTGGCCAGTTTTGGTGGTCTTGGATCTAGAGGTACCCTATCTCCGTATACGAGCTGGAATGCCCTAAATCAAGGTGCCAAGATGACAGTCCTAGACCAGCCCCAACAAGGTTCCTTGTTATTGGGGAACACCCTTAAAATCAGTCCCTCAAGCTCTGGCCGAGCATCTCCAGTGAGTGGTGTGAGCCCACTCCACCTGCAGATGGTCAGAGATCAGATGGCAGCTGCTTTACGAAGGTTAAAGGACCTGGAAGAGCAAGTGAAGGCCATTCCTGTCCTACAGGTGAAGATTTCTGTTTTGCAGGAAGAAAAGCGACAACTGACCGCCTTGGTCAAGAGGCAAGATGAAGATCAAAAATCAGGCTCTAGCACTGACAAAGATTTACAAGAATTTAGCAGCAAACCAGCGATGGAGGTTTGGGAGCACAGTGCCATCTCTGGTTTGACGGAATTCCAACAGCTCAGTGTTGAAATGCAACTACTTGAAAAGAAGATCCAAGATGCACGTCTTGAATCCTCTGCCCTCAAGATGAGGGATCGAAAGTCGGTTGCAGTTGGAGATGACAGGAGCATCAATGAAGTTGTTGACTTTCATCaacacaaattacatttttgtaagGATGTTGCTGTTGGTGCAAAACCTGAGACTCAGTCAGTGGCCATCAGTGTCACTGAGTCTATGCTCGGGGTTGTATCCAACAAGGAAGCAGAAACCGAGTTGCAACAGCAAACCATCCAACATTTAAGTGACCAGGTTCAGATACTGGAGGCCGAGCTTGAAGAAGCAATGCTTAAGGCAGAAATGGGCAGGCTGAGGAGTGAACTGCGGGAAGCAGAAGCAAGGAACCATGCTGACAAGAGTTCCTCCGCACAGCCACGGGTGATCTGCGCCGCAACCCAGACCGGGTCGCAAACTCGCACTCTTGGGGTTGGAAACCACACCAACCTTGTGCATTCTGCTGTTGGGGGAGGACTAGAGCGGATTTCCATTCCTGTTGGAGTCTCCTGCAAACCCGAGGTGAGGGTTGTTTCATCTGGCCCCGATACACCTATGGAAGAGTGGGAAGTGCGCCAAAGAGTAGAGCTAAAGGATCAGTGTGTTGGAAGCAAGCTTGCAGAAACAAGAAATCAAGGTGTTGGGACAACAATTTGCATGTGTGACGCTGCCACAATTACTTTGGAGACAATGGAGAACAAGAAAAACATTTCCCACCAAACGGTGGGCTGTGGTGACTGCACTGTCGACACGGATGTCGGAACTGTCAAATCGCTAATTTCCCAAGGAACTGTCACTGACCCAGTGCGAAGCGTTGACTTTGGTGTAATGGCAAGCCCACAGACTTTGTCGCAGCGTACCAGCACAGCCTTTTGCACCGTCTCGCGTAGCACCAGCACTTTTCAGGCCTGTATCTCTGAAGCCAGCACCAACACAAAGCACACGCTCACCAGGGAAAGACATACCAACACAGCACACACTATCACCCGATCTCTGGCAGTTGGGGATGGGAAGGTTTGCGACCGAAAGGCTACTGTTCAGATGCACTCTGTTGGAACCACTACATGCTTAGCTAGAGACACAAGCACCTCTGCTGTCCCTAAATTGGCGACACGAGATGTTGGCATCGGAATGGCAAATATCAATGAGAATATTCTCATCGGTCTCCATACACGAAACATTGCATGTGGTCCATCCCGTCTACCAGATCCGGTCAAGACACGTAGCATCGGCGTAGAAGTGGGAGATGGGAGGATACGTGACACGGAGGGCCAGATGTTTGTGCAGACTGAGCCTGGACTTGATCATTACATAGATCGCATGCAGAAATTACTTAAAGAACAACAGGACCTGTTAACCGACAGCCACCCTGGGTCAAAACATGAGGTCACTCTCCAATCCCACAGTCACTTAGATGAACAAGTTGAAG TCACTGCACAAAGCCATTCATCAAATGACACTGCAATGGTTAAACAGAAGAATCAAATGGAATTGCAGATGTCCGCTGCTCTTCATG GCTCACCCAGTGATGACCACTGTCTCAGGTCTATCATGAAAAGGAAAAGCACCACGGATAGTATGAACCCTAAGACTGCATCGCTTGg TACACAAAGAAGTATTGTGGACCTCTTGTCTGAGGGTGGTGATTCTGAGaatgaagagaagaaaaaaaggggaaagagagagaaagagggctGTACCAAAGATAAAGTGAAGATTCCTAAAAGAAACGAAAG GTATACATTTAGTGAGAAGATGCTTTCTGCCTGCCACACTCTGGAGGTTCACCTCAATGGCAGCAAGGTCATATCCAACAGAGAACTG CGCTCCTGTCTGGGCACAGTGCAGCAGGAGTGGTTCTGTTTGTCCAGTCAGAAGAGGGCATGTCCACAGATCGTGGAGGACTTCCTCTTCGCTTGCCGCCATGTCTCGCCAGACGTGCTGTGCTATGTGGCCAACATGGCTGACCAAAATGGCAACACAGCCCTTCACTACAGTGTGTCTCACTCTAATTTCAGCGTAGTAAAGATTCTACTTGCTGCAG GAGTGTGTAATATTGATTATCAGAATAAGGCTGGCTATACTCCCATAATGCTTGCCTCCCTGGCAGCTGTGGAAACAAAGGAAGACATGATGGTTGTGCAAGAACTCTTCAGCAGAGGCGATGTTAATGCCAAGGCCAGCCAG GCTGGTCAGACCGCTCTCATGCTAGCAGTCAGTCATGGGCGTATAGATATGGTCCGGGCTCTGTTGGCTGCGGGGGCAGAGGTCAACATCCAGGATGATGAGGGGTCATCCGCTCTGATGTGTGCTGGTGAACATGGCCATGCTGACATTGTCAAACTCTTACTGGCCCAGCCAGGCTGTGATGCCACACTGACTGACAAT GATGAGAGCACTGCTTTGTCTATAGCTCTGGAGGCCGGACACAAAGACATTGCTATGCTCCTCTATGCCCATGTCAACTACTCAAAGGGCCAACCTAGG cacaactgttttcatgcCCATCCACAGGGATCCCCTCGAAGCAAGACTCCACCTGCATCACGCAAAAGCTTTTCTGAttaa
- the kank1b gene encoding KN motif and ankyrin repeat domain-containing protein 1b isoform X3 — protein sequence MTQKTHFHLNQQDWSEITADTLQSSPFSIDTPYGYQLDLDFVKYVDDIERSDTIRRLHFNKRPGAASTASESQRIVNPTHWTSSESLSSVSSDEAKKTSPSSSSSSSSVNRRRPPLPHSKPKSSSPRPAVLQDLVTSQRYVDETPAPATQHPTLTKPNPLVDKTLIETCKRLEHEKGSSQQGPPEPQPRRRLASFGGLGSRGTLSPYTSWNALNQGAKMTVLDQPQQGSLLLGNTLKISPSSSGRASPVSGVSPLHLQMVRDQMAAALRRLKDLEEQVKAIPVLQVKISVLQEEKRQLTALVKRQDEDQKSGSSTDKDLQEFSSKPAMEVWEHSAISGLTEFQQLSVEMQLLEKKIQDARLESSALKMRDRKSVAVGDDRSINEVVDFHQHKLHFCKDVAVGAKPETQSVAISVTESMLGVVSNKEAETELQQQTIQHLSDQVQILEAELEEAMLKAEMGRLRSELREAEARNHADKSSSAQPRVICAATQTGSQTRTLGVGNHTNLVHSAVGGGLERISIPVGVSCKPEVRVVSSGPDTPMEEWEVRQRVELKDQCVGSKLAETRNQGVGTTICMCDAATITLETMENKKNISHQTVGCGDCTVDTDVGTVKSLISQGTVTDPVRSVDFGVMASPQTLSQRTSTAFCTVSRSTSTFQACISEASTNTKHTLTRERHTNTAHTITRSLAVGDGKVCDRKATVQMHSVGTTTCLARDTSTSAVPKLATRDVGIGMANINENILIGLHTRNIACGPSRLPDPVKTRSIGVEVGDGRIRDTEGQMFVQTEPGLDHYIDRMQKLLKEQQDLLTDSHPGSKHEVTLQSHSHLDEQVEVTAQSHSSNDTAMVKQKNQMELQMSAALHGSPSDDHCLRSIMKRKSTTDSMNPKTASLGTQRSIVDLLSEGGDSENEEKKKRGKREKEGCTKDKVKIPKRNERYTFSEKMLSACHTLEVHLNGSKVISNRELRSCLGTVQQEWFCLSSQKRACPQIVEDFLFACRHVSPDVLCYVANMADQNGNTALHYSVSHSNFSVVKILLAAGVCNIDYQNKAGYTPIMLASLAAVETKEDMMVVQELFSRGDVNAKASQAGQTALMLAVSHGRIDMVRALLAAGAEVNIQDDEGSSALMCAGEHGHADIVKLLLAQPGCDATLTDNDESTALSIALEAGHKDIAMLLYAHVNYSKGQPRGSPRSKTPPASRKSFSD from the exons ATGACTCAGAAAACACACTTCCACCTGAATCAACAAG ACTGGAGTGAAATCACTGCAGACACTCTTCAGAGTAGCCCATTCAGCATCGATACACCATATGGGTACCAGCTCGACTTAGATTTTGTTAAATACGTGGACGATATTGAGCGAAGTGACACCATTCGACGGCTGCATTTTAACAAGCGGCCCGGAGCCGCAAGCACTGCCTCCGAGTCGCAACGCATCGTAAACCCCACACACTGGACTTCTTCAGAGTCTTTGTCCTCAGTGAGCAGTGATGAAGCCAAGAAGACTTCTCCCTCttcatcctcttcctcttcttctgtcAACAGAAGAAGACCCCCACTTCCCCATTCCAAACCTAAATCCTCTAGTCCAAGACCTGCGGTCCTTCAAGACCTAGTCACCTCTCAGAGGTATGTAGATGAGACACCTGCTCCAGCCACACAACATCCTACCCTAACTAAACCAAATCCTCTAGTGGACAAAACTTTGATAGAAACATGCAAACGTTTGGAACATGAGAAAGGCTCATCGCAGCAAGGACCTCCAGAACCACAGCCGCGGCGCAGACTGGCCAGTTTTGGTGGTCTTGGATCTAGAGGTACCCTATCTCCGTATACGAGCTGGAATGCCCTAAATCAAGGTGCCAAGATGACAGTCCTAGACCAGCCCCAACAAGGTTCCTTGTTATTGGGGAACACCCTTAAAATCAGTCCCTCAAGCTCTGGCCGAGCATCTCCAGTGAGTGGTGTGAGCCCACTCCACCTGCAGATGGTCAGAGATCAGATGGCAGCTGCTTTACGAAGGTTAAAGGACCTGGAAGAGCAAGTGAAGGCCATTCCTGTCCTACAGGTGAAGATTTCTGTTTTGCAGGAAGAAAAGCGACAACTGACCGCCTTGGTCAAGAGGCAAGATGAAGATCAAAAATCAGGCTCTAGCACTGACAAAGATTTACAAGAATTTAGCAGCAAACCAGCGATGGAGGTTTGGGAGCACAGTGCCATCTCTGGTTTGACGGAATTCCAACAGCTCAGTGTTGAAATGCAACTACTTGAAAAGAAGATCCAAGATGCACGTCTTGAATCCTCTGCCCTCAAGATGAGGGATCGAAAGTCGGTTGCAGTTGGAGATGACAGGAGCATCAATGAAGTTGTTGACTTTCATCaacacaaattacatttttgtaagGATGTTGCTGTTGGTGCAAAACCTGAGACTCAGTCAGTGGCCATCAGTGTCACTGAGTCTATGCTCGGGGTTGTATCCAACAAGGAAGCAGAAACCGAGTTGCAACAGCAAACCATCCAACATTTAAGTGACCAGGTTCAGATACTGGAGGCCGAGCTTGAAGAAGCAATGCTTAAGGCAGAAATGGGCAGGCTGAGGAGTGAACTGCGGGAAGCAGAAGCAAGGAACCATGCTGACAAGAGTTCCTCCGCACAGCCACGGGTGATCTGCGCCGCAACCCAGACCGGGTCGCAAACTCGCACTCTTGGGGTTGGAAACCACACCAACCTTGTGCATTCTGCTGTTGGGGGAGGACTAGAGCGGATTTCCATTCCTGTTGGAGTCTCCTGCAAACCCGAGGTGAGGGTTGTTTCATCTGGCCCCGATACACCTATGGAAGAGTGGGAAGTGCGCCAAAGAGTAGAGCTAAAGGATCAGTGTGTTGGAAGCAAGCTTGCAGAAACAAGAAATCAAGGTGTTGGGACAACAATTTGCATGTGTGACGCTGCCACAATTACTTTGGAGACAATGGAGAACAAGAAAAACATTTCCCACCAAACGGTGGGCTGTGGTGACTGCACTGTCGACACGGATGTCGGAACTGTCAAATCGCTAATTTCCCAAGGAACTGTCACTGACCCAGTGCGAAGCGTTGACTTTGGTGTAATGGCAAGCCCACAGACTTTGTCGCAGCGTACCAGCACAGCCTTTTGCACCGTCTCGCGTAGCACCAGCACTTTTCAGGCCTGTATCTCTGAAGCCAGCACCAACACAAAGCACACGCTCACCAGGGAAAGACATACCAACACAGCACACACTATCACCCGATCTCTGGCAGTTGGGGATGGGAAGGTTTGCGACCGAAAGGCTACTGTTCAGATGCACTCTGTTGGAACCACTACATGCTTAGCTAGAGACACAAGCACCTCTGCTGTCCCTAAATTGGCGACACGAGATGTTGGCATCGGAATGGCAAATATCAATGAGAATATTCTCATCGGTCTCCATACACGAAACATTGCATGTGGTCCATCCCGTCTACCAGATCCGGTCAAGACACGTAGCATCGGCGTAGAAGTGGGAGATGGGAGGATACGTGACACGGAGGGCCAGATGTTTGTGCAGACTGAGCCTGGACTTGATCATTACATAGATCGCATGCAGAAATTACTTAAAGAACAACAGGACCTGTTAACCGACAGCCACCCTGGGTCAAAACATGAGGTCACTCTCCAATCCCACAGTCACTTAGATGAACAAGTTGAAG TCACTGCACAAAGCCATTCATCAAATGACACTGCAATGGTTAAACAGAAGAATCAAATGGAATTGCAGATGTCCGCTGCTCTTCATG GCTCACCCAGTGATGACCACTGTCTCAGGTCTATCATGAAAAGGAAAAGCACCACGGATAGTATGAACCCTAAGACTGCATCGCTTGg TACACAAAGAAGTATTGTGGACCTCTTGTCTGAGGGTGGTGATTCTGAGaatgaagagaagaaaaaaaggggaaagagagagaaagagggctGTACCAAAGATAAAGTGAAGATTCCTAAAAGAAACGAAAG GTATACATTTAGTGAGAAGATGCTTTCTGCCTGCCACACTCTGGAGGTTCACCTCAATGGCAGCAAGGTCATATCCAACAGAGAACTG CGCTCCTGTCTGGGCACAGTGCAGCAGGAGTGGTTCTGTTTGTCCAGTCAGAAGAGGGCATGTCCACAGATCGTGGAGGACTTCCTCTTCGCTTGCCGCCATGTCTCGCCAGACGTGCTGTGCTATGTGGCCAACATGGCTGACCAAAATGGCAACACAGCCCTTCACTACAGTGTGTCTCACTCTAATTTCAGCGTAGTAAAGATTCTACTTGCTGCAG GAGTGTGTAATATTGATTATCAGAATAAGGCTGGCTATACTCCCATAATGCTTGCCTCCCTGGCAGCTGTGGAAACAAAGGAAGACATGATGGTTGTGCAAGAACTCTTCAGCAGAGGCGATGTTAATGCCAAGGCCAGCCAG GCTGGTCAGACCGCTCTCATGCTAGCAGTCAGTCATGGGCGTATAGATATGGTCCGGGCTCTGTTGGCTGCGGGGGCAGAGGTCAACATCCAGGATGATGAGGGGTCATCCGCTCTGATGTGTGCTGGTGAACATGGCCATGCTGACATTGTCAAACTCTTACTGGCCCAGCCAGGCTGTGATGCCACACTGACTGACAAT GATGAGAGCACTGCTTTGTCTATAGCTCTGGAGGCCGGACACAAAGACATTGCTATGCTCCTCTATGCCCATGTCAACTACTCAAAGGGCCAACCTAGG GGATCCCCTCGAAGCAAGACTCCACCTGCATCACGCAAAAGCTTTTCTGAttaa